A DNA window from Impatiens glandulifera chromosome 7, dImpGla2.1, whole genome shotgun sequence contains the following coding sequences:
- the LOC124946187 gene encoding low affinity inorganic phosphate transporter 8-like, producing the protein MADQSMKVVFSSLDNAKTQLYHFKAIVIAGMGFFTDAYDLFCITAVAKLIGRLYYYDPTKNKPGVLPNHVNDAITGVALFGTLAGQLFFGWLGDKLGRKKVYGITLVTMVGCAVCSGLSFGSTTKSVVGSLCFFRFWLGFGIGGDYPLSAVIMSEYANQKTRGGFIAAVFAMQGMGILVAGGVAMIVSKSFLMAFDAPEFKDDHVFSTQLEGDFVWRIVLMFGAVPAALTYYWRLQMPETARYTALVEGNARKAAADMAKVLETGEIPTKEPQLPISSDLVPVSHSSYGLFSGEFFKRHGYHLLGTTTTWFLLDIAFYSLQLAQKDIYAAISLIPKATRMNAIQEVFLISKSMFLVALFATVPGYWFTVFSIDKIGRFKIQLNGFFFMSLFMAILGFKYFSFRGQDTCDPNSKYQFCHGKPFLFSVFYGLTLFFANFGPNSTTFIVPAELFPARFRSTCHGISAAAGKAGAIIGAFVVQGYTRQASNNVQKAIIGLAVVNMVGFFFTFLVPETKGRSLEEISGEDNELVSIAVGAAEGGSNKKIDHRAEDN; encoded by the exons ATGGCTGACCAGTCGATGAAGGTTGTCTTCTCCTCTCTCGACAATGCAAAGACTCAATTATACCACTTCAAGGCCATAGTTATCGCGGGCATGGGCTTCTTCACAGACGCGTACGATCTCTTTTGTATAACCGCCGTCGCAAAACTCATTGGTCGTCTTTATTACTACGATCCAACGAAAAACAAACCTGGAGTTCTGCCAAACCATGTAAACGACGCCATTACTGGTGTGGCCTTGTTTGGGACACTGGCGGGGCAGCTCTTCTTTGGCTGGCTTGGAGATaaattaggaagaaaaaaagTATATGGTATCACTTTGGTTACAATGGTAGGTTGTGCGGTTTGCTCTGGCCTTTCATTTGGGAGTACCACAAAGAGTGTTGTGGGCAGTTTATGCTTCTTTAGGTTTTGGCTTGGGTTTGGGATAGGCGGGGATTACCCTCTTTCGGCTGTGATTATGTCGGAGTATGCTAATCAGAAGACTCGTGGAGGGTTCATAGCCGCGGTTTTTGCCATGCAAGGAATGGGGATTCTTGTGGCTGGTGGGGTTGCTATGATCGTTTCGAAATCTTTCTTAATGGCATTTGATGCTCCTGAGTTTAAAGATGATCATGTATTCTCCACACAGCTTGAAGGGGATTTTGTATGGAGAATAGTGCTCATGTTTGGAGCTGTTCCTGCTGCCTTAACTTATTATTGGAGGCTTCAAATGCCAGAAACAGCTag ATACACTGCATTGGTGGAGGGAAATGCCCGGAAGGCGGCGGCAGACATGGCTAAAGTCCTAGAGACCGGTGAAATTCCTACAAAAGAACCCCAGCTACCGATAAGCTCCGACTTAGTCCCAGTTAGTCACTCTTCATATGGATTATTCTCCGGCGAGTTCTTCAAGAGACACGGCTATCATCTTCTCGGGACCACAACCACTTGGTTCTTGTTAGACATAGCCTTCTACAGTCTTCAATTAGCTCAAAAAGACATATACGCCGCAATTTCACTCATCCCAAAAGCAACAAGAATGAATGCAATCCAAGAGGTTTTCTTGATCTCTAAATCCATGTTCTTAGTCGCTCTTTTCGCCACCGTCCCCGGCTACTGGTTCACAGTCTTCAGCATCGACAAGATCGGTCGGTTCAAGATCCAGCTCAACGGGTTCTTCTTCATGTCATTGTTTATGGCCATTCTAGGATtcaaatatttcagttttcgGGGCCAAGATACATGCGATCCCAATTCAAAGTACCAGTTCTGTCATGGAAAGCCTTTCTTGTTTTCTGTGTTTTACGGTCTGACTTTATTCTTCGCTAATTTCGGGCCTAATAGTACGACGTTTATAGTTCCGGCGGAGCTGTTTCCTGCACGGTTCAGGTCAACGTGTCATGGGATTTCAGCGGCGGCAGGGAAGGCCGGGGCGATTATTGGGGCGTTTGTAGTGCAGGGATATACAAGGCAGGCGAGTAATAATGTGCAGAAGGCGATTATAGGACTGGCGGTGGTGAATATGGTTGGGTTCTTTTTCACTTTCTTGGTGCCGGAAACAAAAGGGAGGTCCTTGGAGGAGATTTCTGGTGAGGATAATGAGCTTGTTTCTATTGCGGTTGGCGCCGCCGAAGGGGGATCCAATAAGAAAATTGATCATCGTGCTGAAGATAATTGA